Below is a window of Littorina saxatilis isolate snail1 linkage group LG2, US_GU_Lsax_2.0, whole genome shotgun sequence DNA.
TTAAATAGTCTGGCAGAAGTAACGGAAACAATCATTATGAATTAAACTGCTTCCTTTTCATAGACAAAGGATAAGAATGTCTGTTCTGTTTTCCCTTTTACTCTTTTCACTCGCCCCCTCagtccccctctccctctcctggCGACTCCTGTCATCCCCCCTTCctagacacacacgcacaagacagacagagagagagagagagagagagagagagagagagagagagagagagagagagagagagagagagagagagagagagagagagagagagagagagaaagagagagagagagagacacacacacacacacacatacaccggcacgcacacacatacacatacacacacacacacacacacacacacacacacacacacacacacacacacacacacacacacacacacacaacgagagaaacagagagatagacacacacacagacaaacagagatacagacagacattcagtcagagagaaagagacagacagagacaaacaaagagagacagagacagacacagagagtgaCGGAGAGTGGCAGATATATACATTTTTTTGGCTTATTCCCTGATTAGTTTAaagcacacaaacagaaacactaaTACAAGATTTGTTGCTTTAAACATTGGTTTATTCATGAATACACAAGGatcaaaatacaagataaaaatatTGCTGCACACAAACAATGAAAGCCCTAATAAGAAGTGGGCAACATGTCAAAACATTTACATATTCTGCGGACTGGTTGATATGAACACGAACGTAtacattcaaatcatgcaaagTACAGATTGTATAAATTTGAACATGAAAATCACCTACAGTGACTTGACTTCATACTTTATCCGCGACTTGAAGCAAACAATTGAAGTCCAAAGCtctgtttttttatttcttcaatcTACCACAGCACGTTCAAAGTGTGATCTTCAATTTTTGTTGGAGCACGTCAAGAGGGCATGGCATCTTGAGTTGCAAGCCATGCGAGCCTTGAAGCAAGAGCATCGGTTTGTCTTGCACCGTTTTGATCCCGAGCAGTTACATTTTATGTACCCCTGTCCCCCACAGTTCGACTCTTGCCTCACAGCTGCTCGTAGTGAAATAGAACATTCCTCGTTCATATCCTGTAGATTGTGCATGGAATATGTGCAAACATCAAATTGATTTCGTGAATATTTGCCTTGGAGCACCCCACTTTTAACCACAATTGTGTACAGGCCTTTGTCGTCTTTGTCTTTGATTATGTCAATCAAGTTTCTTGGGTCAGATCTCCCACGGTCAACTGCTGGTATTGGGACTGTCACCGAGTCTCCAACTTCAGCTTCAGGAAATATTCGCTTGCTTCTTTTCACCATCCTTTCAGCCTGATTTTCTTGCGCCTGATAGGCCCTTTTACGAGAGACTAGTATATTGTTTTTATGCTTATCAATTCCTGACATTGAAGGACCTGGGGTTGAACGTCCTGATGCTGGCGTTGAAGATCCTGGGGTTGAACGTCCTGATGCTGGCGTTGAAGGTCCTGGGGTTGAACGTCCTGATGCTGGCGTTGAAGATCCTGTGGTTGAACGTCCTGATGCTGGCGTTGAAGGTCCTGGGGTTGAACGTCCTGATGCTGGCGTTAAATGTCCTGGGGTTGAACGTCCCGATGCTGACGTTGAAGGTCCCGGGGTTGAACGTCCTGATGCTGACGTTGAAGGTCCTGGGGTTGAACGTCCTGATGCTGGCGTTAAATGTCCTGGGGTTGAACGTCCCGATGGTGGCGTTGAAGATCCTGGCTCGAAGTCCATGACCTGAAATAACAATTATTCACTTGGAAATGATGACATGCCAAAAGACTAATTTTGGATATATTGTTTTATGGCGAATAAATTATTATGGAATATAATTATAAGGTGACGAACATTTTTCTGAAATAAaggcgaccccccccccccccccatccctccccccaacccacaaatctctctctctctctctctctctctctctctctctctctcgctctctctctctcatgcaacTCTTCCTGTCtcatgcatctctctctctctctctctctctctctctctctctctctcgctctctctctctcatgcaacTCTTCCTGTCtcatgcatctctctctctctctctctctctctctctctctcctctctctctctctctctctcatgcaacTCTTCCTGTCTCATGCATCTCTTCCTGTCtcatgcatctctctctctctctctctctctctctctctctctctctctctctcctctctctctctctctctctgtaaaataTGTATATTGTAATCTAAATGCTTAGTGTTTTTTTCAGGCATACTGCATTGTTTTCTACGTCGGTTACTGAATGTGGCCGTTGCCCCCAGACTCCTGCCCCATTTCAGGGCAAACCTCTTATATCTGAGGAAAATaatgaaacagagagagagagagagagagagagagagagagagagagagagagagagagagagagagagagagagagtaaataaGCAGCTTACCTCATGCTGTAGTAAGGACGTTGGAAGTCCAGGCACGATCGTTGAGGGTGCAGCCTCTGGAGATCCCAGCACGATTGTTGAGGATGCAGCCTCTGGAGATCCCAGCACGGTCGTTGAGGGTGCAGCCTCTGGAGATCCCAGCATGAGCGTTGAGGATCCAGCCTCTGGAGATCCCAGAGCAGCCTGCAGGTCATCCTCACTTTGCAGTCGTTGAAGAACTTCATTTGGGATGCTGCTTGAAGTAAGCCCGATTTTGGCATCAGCACCGAACAATGCAGCAAATGGTGTTTGCTTTATACCTGAGTGATAGCTATTGTTCTTTTGAAATTGTACAAACTTCAAACCCACTGTCCAGTTTGTTGTGCTGTTGTCGGCCATCCAAGTTGTCATCATGTCCTTAATGTCGGAATTTGCTCTTTCAACAGACCCCTGTGACTGGGGATGTCGGGGCTTCCCGTGGACAAGAACCAAATCAGGCCACAATTCTTTTAGCTCAGTGATGACTTTGGCACAAAACTCAGCACCGTTGTCACTTTGAAGAATTTGCGGGGCTCCGAAGAGAAGGAAAATGTCTAAAAGTTGGTATGCCACCTCTGCTGCTCGTTTTGTTGTAAGGGCTCTAAGCACGCAAAACTTGGTAAGATGTTCCTGGTAGACCATAACCCATGAGTATCCTCCCTGTTTAAGTGACTGATAGTCAATTAAATCCACTTGAGATCTTGATCCAAACGACTTTGACAGGAGAGGCTTTACAACAATGCCTTTAATCGTAggtcttctttttatatttagtcaagttttgattttttccTGACACTGAACGCACAAAGACTTGAACAAAGTGACACTGGCCTCTGTTATGTTTGCATACTTTTTCCCAGCCTCTTTCAACATTTTATCACGGCCACCATGGCCAGTGACAACATGGATGCGCTTTAAAACATCGTACATTTCCTCAACAAATATGAAGTGTTTAGGTTGCTCAGTTTCGTCCTTTCGCTTTAGAACGAGTTTGGATACTTGCCCACAGGTAAGAATTTCATACCTTCTTAGAAGGTGCCTTTGATGTTGGGTTTTAGTAGCTGTTGTCGCTGCTGCTTCCTTCACTTCATCTAAAATTCTGTGGTACTCATCTCTGGTCATAAGTAATCTATTTGctttgtccttattttttagCACTTCCTCAAGAAATACTTGTTCTTTCGCGTCCATGTTGCTTGATATGAATCACAGACTCGACTGACTTTTTCAATTGAACTGAATCTGCCCGAggaaaaatcaaaacacaaacaccGACAACAGTTCACGAAATCATTCTGTATTTATCAAGAGAGTGAGTAAAAGTCAAGAAAGAACTCATTTCCAAGCAAAAGATGGTTTTAAAGAGTGATCAAAGCTCACTGATATCGAATTTATTTATGATAAAATGTACacgtctttctgtttgtgtgtttcaaacTAATCAGGGAATAAGTCAAAAAAATGACCTCCCATTTCAGGGTACAAGCTAAATCCCTGATTTTTTTAGGGAATAAGCTTACTCCCCAGTTGAAACAGGGAAGAGGCCTATTCCCTTAAAATTTCAGTGATTAAGCTTATTCCCTAAATGTTCTTATTCCCtgtaacatacacacagacaacgACAAACGAACAGGCACAAACATGAGCAGAGCCACAGAGTGACTGTCCTTGTCAGAACACGCAAACTATTCCAGACACGTTACTGGTAGACGGGACTTAAAACGTTTTGAGTACAATCAAAGCTGTGACTATCTTAACGGGTTGCGTGCAAAGGGCTTGTGGTTAGCGTGCCATGTCAGTGCTGATGTTGACTAAAGTCTTGATGACGGCGACCTCAGGTTCACCATTGCCCTTTGTTCTGTTACTGTTCATCTCTGTTAAAGCGATGATGACACAGTCACAGAAGCCTGGTCCTTCCAAAAGTTGCTAACAATAGTCTTCGATCTTTGGctcttctctttctttattcGCTTCTCTTGCTTTAAAGGTCTGTTTTTGCTCTGATTTGTTGGACTCTCTGCcacctctccctctttctttctttgctagCTCTAAATCTGTTCTCTTCTTGTAAGGTCTgacatctatctatctatctatctatctatctatccctCCTATGTATCTATCTCTATCAAtatctatccatctatctatACATTTCtatttctatctttctttatctctatctatctttttccgtctgtctgtctgtctgtctgtctgtctgtctgtgtctgtctgtctgtctgtatgtatgtatgtctgtgtatgtgtgtgtgtgtgtgcgtgtgtgtgcgtgcattcgcgcgcgtgtgtgtgtgtgtgtgtgtgtgtgtgtctgtctgtctgtctgcgtcactctctccctctttctctcactatctctctctctgtctgtctctctgcctctctctgcctctctctctctctctctctctctctctctctctctctctctctctctctctccatctcactCGTCCGAGGCTACTCTCTCGTCCTCTACCTTTGGTATTAAGTTAGTCATAGAAAGCTACGATTTCAAGTTGCAGGAAGTTAGGAACAAGGCAATCAGTAACCGAATACCggacatgtttgttttttctcaagCAGAATCAGATTCCAGTTGAAATAATCAGAAATCCACCCGCGTTGCCAGCTTTATCCGAAGCTTCTGAATGGGTGGTTAAAATGACGAGTGTCTCAGCTCAAAATTTAATTTACTTTTTCTACTAGCCTTAGTCTACCTGTCTTTTGTTGAAGAAATAGTGCTTCATTCATAGCTCTACGTGATACAAACTTAGGACAACGAAATCCAAAATGGCAAATGATCACCGAGAATAGTCCATTCACACAAACTGATTACATTCATGTACAAACGCGTAGCTGCTTGCGTGGTACAAATTGACTCCGCTGTAGTATCTGTCGCCCTATATTTtctgaataaaaaataaagtgcAAGCCAACAGCGGTTATTTTCGAAAGAACCAAAAATAAAGCACATAACTAAAGGTCACATAAAACACTGCTGTATTTGGTGAAGGATGGTGCTACAGAGAATACACTGGGTTACCTTGAACAAGTGCGTTACTTCAGATAAGTACCTGCCATTCCCATCTTTCGCTTATTACCTTTTAGCTGTGTCATGAAAGCAATTTTGGTTGGCGACCTTCCAGGTTTTGATGATATTTTTGCGTACCTCTCAATTGCAAATCCGCTTTTAAAGTTAAGTACTTTCAGATAAAAGCAAAACGTTTTAAAGGAGGAACCACTTGATAAAGATGGTTCCTGTAGAAACAACACGCCACTCTCATTCCaacacaaaaaatcaaacatGCAGATATCTTACGCCTACCGTGAGTCTGATTAGACACTTTCTTTTGAAACGGTTGGCTCCGGGCAAAAAGAACAAAGATTAATTTTATTCTAATTGAGCTTTTGTCAACACTTGCTGTGTGAGCAAGATATGGATGCATTTCTATTTTTGCTTGCCCGTTCTGGTTCAAATATAAGCAACAGCCTATCATCATTTGtccgttttgtgtttgtattttaCAGGAAATCTAGGAATGTAAGCATGAGTACGTCCAAACCTGACTAAGGAAATCAACATAAGGGGTTTCTGTGCATGTCAAGGTGCATTAACTCGTGACAATTACTTCAGGAAAGTAGAaaggcggggtgggggggggggggtgtattgtCTGGTGGTGTTGTACTAAGGCATCGATCGCACACCTGATAGGATGACGGCTCAGTTTTTATAATAGTATTAGTGCCACGAACATGAAAACCTCaaaggaagagggggggggggggaagtcaGGGAAAATACCGTTGCTAAATTAAACCGTCCTTATCACACTCTCTGTACGTTTTTTTGCTAAActttctctctgcctgccttttgcgtgtctgtctgcatatcgctgtgcgtgtgtgtgtgtgtgtgtgtgtgtgtgtgtgtgtgcgtgtgtgtgtatgtgtgtgtgtgtgtctgtgtctgtgtctgtgtgtgaatgtgtgtgtgtgtgtgtgtgacactctGGCAAACAGCCTATTGGTGCACTGCTCTTGCAGTCAGAATGAAGC
It encodes the following:
- the LOC138952293 gene encoding melanoma-associated antigen E1-like, producing MMTTWMADNSTTNWTVGLKFVQFQKNNSYHSGIKQTPFAALFGADAKIGLTSSSIPNEVLQRLQSEDDLQAALGSPEAGSSTLMLGSPEAAPSTTVLGSPEAASSTIVLGSPEAAPSTIVPGLPTSLLQHEVMDFEPGSSTPPSGRSTPGHLTPASGRSTPGPSTSASGRSTPGPSTSASGRSTPGHLTPASGRSTPGPSTPASGRSTTGSSTPASGRSTPGPSTPASGRSTPGSSTPASGRSTPGPSMSGIDKHKNNILVSRKRAYQAQENQAERMVKRSKRIFPEAEVGDSVTVPIPAVDRGRSDPRNLIDIIKDKDDKGLYTIVMTISECPHR